From Frateuria aurantia DSM 6220, one genomic window encodes:
- a CDS encoding carboxy terminal-processing peptidase, with protein sequence MKLRTLSTAILLTFTVTGAMAQSAADMGAGRRPHKESVFPLKPTDQEAAAAQISARLLTRFHYDAQPLDDAMSAKIYDAYIKALDGDKMQFTQADLAKLKPYRTQLDDAIWNSDLSAPFDIFNLYVQRAIQHWTYARSLLAKGFDFNTHEVYQYDRKKADWAPDDVALNDLWRKRTMNDWLRLKLAGKKDDEIRALLEKRYNGYIERTKQVDDQDAFQSFMTAYAETTDPHTDYLGPREAEQFDIMMRLSLEGIGAQLMLRDDYVAIAELVPGGPAIKSNKLHLGDRIAAVGQGTEGPMVDVIGWRLDDVVNLIRGKKGSTVRLDVIPADKGLDAKPERIALVRQKIQVEDMAASKKIIEIKDAKGAHKIGVIDLPSFYSDFDGRQDGDKNYKSATRDVAKLIGELKQAGVEGIVMDLRDDGGGSLTEANQMTGLFIDKGPVVQVRDSRGHVDVQGDDQAGMAWDGPLAVLVNRGSASASEIFTAAIKDYGRGIIIGNPTFGKGTVQNLVNLDRIAQTHGDKSQFGELKMTIAEFFRINGGSTQLKGVTPDIEYPRTGAEKDYGESTYDNALPWTQIAPAEYQPVANIQPYLATLKGEHDARVAQSPAWKLMLDELAAYQKLRDKTSVSLNYAQREAERKQLDAQQAEFRARHKLLDGKNAKGDDDAAQLDDGLDPNERSLKSVLKEEKDVKNARNKPDPELRETAHVLADAYDLIHANQTLAGQVLPYGGKMGNAWLKPAVTVVVKHGPSPAPAGSTGGHGH encoded by the coding sequence ATGAAATTACGCACCCTGTCGACCGCCATTCTGCTCACCTTCACTGTTACGGGTGCCATGGCCCAATCTGCTGCCGACATGGGCGCAGGGCGACGTCCCCACAAGGAGTCGGTGTTTCCGCTGAAACCCACCGATCAGGAAGCGGCGGCCGCCCAGATATCCGCCCGGCTGCTGACACGCTTCCATTACGATGCGCAGCCACTGGACGACGCGATGTCGGCCAAGATCTATGACGCCTATATCAAGGCGCTGGACGGCGACAAGATGCAGTTCACCCAGGCGGATCTGGCCAAGCTCAAGCCTTATCGCACCCAGCTGGACGATGCGATCTGGAACAGCGATCTGAGCGCGCCTTTCGATATCTTCAACCTGTATGTGCAGCGCGCCATCCAGCACTGGACCTATGCCAGAAGCCTGCTGGCCAAGGGTTTCGACTTCAATACCCACGAGGTCTACCAGTACGACCGGAAAAAGGCCGACTGGGCTCCTGACGATGTCGCGCTCAACGATTTGTGGCGCAAGCGCACCATGAACGACTGGCTGCGTCTGAAGCTGGCCGGCAAGAAGGATGACGAGATCCGGGCGCTGCTGGAGAAACGCTACAACGGCTATATCGAGCGCACCAAGCAGGTCGATGACCAGGATGCGTTCCAGAGCTTCATGACCGCGTATGCCGAAACCACCGATCCGCATACCGATTATCTCGGTCCGCGCGAGGCAGAGCAGTTCGACATCATGATGCGCCTGTCACTGGAAGGTATCGGCGCCCAGTTGATGCTGCGGGACGACTATGTCGCGATTGCCGAGCTGGTACCGGGTGGTCCGGCGATCAAGTCCAACAAGCTGCACCTTGGCGATCGCATCGCCGCAGTGGGCCAGGGCACCGAAGGGCCGATGGTCGATGTGATCGGCTGGCGACTGGACGACGTGGTCAATCTGATCCGCGGCAAGAAGGGATCGACCGTGCGGCTGGATGTCATTCCGGCCGACAAGGGGCTGGATGCCAAGCCCGAGCGCATCGCCCTGGTTCGTCAGAAGATCCAGGTCGAAGACATGGCGGCCAGCAAGAAGATCATCGAGATCAAGGATGCCAAGGGGGCGCACAAGATCGGCGTGATCGATCTGCCCAGCTTCTATTCCGACTTCGATGGTCGTCAGGACGGCGACAAGAACTACAAGAGCGCGACCCGCGACGTGGCCAAGCTGATCGGCGAGCTGAAGCAGGCCGGTGTCGAAGGCATCGTGATGGATCTGCGCGATGACGGCGGCGGCTCGCTGACCGAAGCCAACCAGATGACCGGTCTGTTTATCGACAAGGGGCCGGTGGTCCAGGTCCGTGATTCGCGCGGCCATGTCGATGTGCAAGGTGACGATCAGGCCGGCATGGCCTGGGACGGACCGCTGGCGGTGCTGGTCAACCGAGGTTCGGCCTCGGCCTCGGAAATCTTCACCGCGGCGATCAAGGATTACGGCCGCGGCATCATCATCGGCAACCCGACCTTCGGCAAGGGCACGGTGCAGAATCTGGTCAATCTGGACCGGATCGCTCAGACCCATGGCGACAAGAGCCAGTTTGGCGAGCTGAAGATGACGATTGCCGAGTTCTTCCGCATCAATGGCGGCTCGACCCAGCTCAAGGGCGTGACGCCGGACATCGAGTATCCCAGGACGGGGGCGGAGAAGGATTATGGCGAGTCGACCTACGACAATGCCTTGCCCTGGACCCAGATCGCTCCGGCCGAATATCAGCCGGTGGCCAATATCCAGCCTTATCTGGCCACGCTGAAGGGTGAGCACGATGCCCGCGTTGCACAGTCTCCGGCCTGGAAGCTGATGCTGGACGAACTGGCCGCCTACCAGAAGCTGCGCGACAAGACCTCGGTATCCTTGAACTACGCCCAGCGCGAGGCCGAGCGCAAGCAGCTGGATGCCCAGCAGGCCGAATTCCGCGCCCGGCACAAGCTGCTGGACGGCAAGAACGCCAAGGGTGATGACGATGCGGCCCAGCTTGATGACGGTCTGGATCCGAACGAGCGCAGCCTGAAGTCGGTGCTGAAGGAAGAGAAGGACGTCAAGAATGCCCGGAACAAGCCGGATCCGGAGCTGCGTGAGACCGCGCATGTGCTGGCCGATGCCTACGATCTGATCCATGCCAATCAGACCCTGGCCGGTCAGGTACTGCCTTATGGCGGCAAGATGGGCAATGCCTGGCTGAAGCCGGCGGTCACGGTGGTGGTCAAGCATGGCCCGTCGCCTGCCCCGGCCGGCTCGACGGGTGGCCACGGTCACTGA
- a CDS encoding leucyl aminopeptidase family protein, whose amino-acid sequence MSVLFELGPEAAIPVEVIDAGRSAAVLRRLSAAQRRWLEQSGFTASPGQHALVPEANGALGRVLVVISAKEAGPQTLGGLPYSLPEGDYQLAVDPLLADPVQLALGWALGAYRFERYRKAGRKPARLGLEASVLSQVMPLANATSLVRDLVNTPAEHMGPRQLSEAVKQLAKAHKGRFREWVGDELLSDNFPTIHAVGRGSHREPRLMELSWGKASHPALVLVGKGVCFDTGGLDVKPSAGMRWMKKDMGGAAHAIALAELVMQAKLPVRLTLLIPAVENAISGASMRPGDVITTRAGITVEVDNTDAEGRLVLCDALTYGAERKPDLMIDFATLTGAARVALGPDLPALFGTLPASAKALQEAGEEHHDPLWPLPLWQPYRRMLDSSIADLSNSAPTGHAGAITAALYLQHFVPAELDWLHLDTYAWNDSDRPGRPRGGEAMGLRASFAFLQQRYATPVSKDSDTAA is encoded by the coding sequence ATGTCCGTCTTGTTTGAACTCGGCCCGGAAGCGGCCATTCCGGTTGAAGTCATTGATGCCGGCCGCAGCGCCGCTGTGCTGCGCCGCCTGAGCGCGGCCCAGCGGCGCTGGCTGGAGCAGAGCGGCTTCACGGCCTCGCCGGGCCAGCATGCGCTGGTACCGGAAGCCAATGGTGCACTGGGTCGGGTGCTGGTCGTCATATCCGCCAAGGAGGCCGGCCCGCAGACGCTGGGTGGCCTGCCTTACAGTCTGCCGGAAGGCGACTACCAGCTGGCGGTCGATCCCTTGCTGGCTGATCCGGTGCAACTGGCACTGGGCTGGGCCCTGGGCGCCTACCGTTTCGAGCGCTACCGCAAGGCCGGACGCAAGCCGGCCCGCCTCGGCCTTGAGGCCTCCGTGCTGAGCCAGGTGATGCCCCTGGCAAACGCTACAAGTCTGGTGCGCGACCTCGTCAATACACCGGCCGAGCATATGGGACCCAGGCAATTGTCAGAGGCCGTCAAGCAGCTGGCCAAGGCGCACAAGGGCCGGTTCCGGGAATGGGTGGGCGATGAGCTGCTCAGCGACAACTTCCCCACCATTCATGCCGTCGGTCGTGGCAGCCATCGCGAGCCACGACTGATGGAGCTGAGCTGGGGCAAGGCCAGCCACCCCGCCCTGGTACTGGTCGGCAAGGGCGTCTGCTTTGATACCGGCGGCCTGGACGTGAAGCCTTCGGCCGGCATGCGCTGGATGAAAAAGGACATGGGTGGCGCAGCCCATGCCATCGCCCTTGCCGAACTGGTGATGCAGGCGAAACTGCCGGTGCGTCTGACACTGCTGATCCCGGCCGTGGAAAATGCCATCAGCGGCGCCTCCATGCGCCCGGGTGACGTGATCACCACCCGGGCCGGCATCACGGTCGAAGTGGACAATACCGATGCCGAGGGTCGACTGGTGCTGTGCGATGCCCTGACCTACGGTGCCGAGCGCAAACCCGACCTGATGATCGATTTCGCGACGCTGACCGGTGCCGCGCGCGTCGCACTGGGCCCGGATCTGCCGGCCCTGTTCGGCACCCTGCCGGCCTCCGCCAAGGCACTGCAGGAGGCCGGCGAGGAGCATCACGATCCGCTCTGGCCCTTGCCGCTGTGGCAACCCTACCGCCGCATGCTGGACTCCTCGATCGCCGATCTCAGCAACAGCGCTCCCACCGGCCATGCCGGCGCGATCACGGCGGCGCTGTATCTTCAGCATTTCGTTCCCGCGGAACTGGACTGGCTGCATCTGGATACCTACGCCTGGAACGATTCCGATCGCCCCGGCCGACCGCGTGGTGGCGAGGCCATGGGACTGCGCGCCAGCTTTGCCTTTCTGCAGCAGCGCTATGCCACGCCGGTCAGCAAGGATTCCGACACGGCGGCCTGA
- a CDS encoding LysM peptidoglycan-binding domain-containing protein — protein sequence MSVRLTRLASAALLGAGLAFSVHAAETTLIWRGDVTTARGVVNDTAAAWQKAGKGRIELQPFNTASGLDAVSAGKADLAGSARDSAGGKEANLTFTPVAWDSLVLITSPQNPVSNLSLKQAHDIYYGKITNWKELGGRDQPINVYAVASPGDGVEYSLRRLLFGRGNQPVAAPRLYMNTGKLEEAVALDGRSLGVSTLGDVHANAHVKILKIDGVSASAGNLASGSYPLFTPLYLVTSASSPKAAATKAFLEFLQGSEAKKILRRHDLLPYADGGTLVAMDAGRRSRILAAVGAHAMPAQLSRGTELASTAAPAAAPSASKALPAGKPVLTASAARRHPEAVRAAFASISGTAVSHELPPSLEHVTAEAITWADTALTGTPFARLTAQVYVSQEHRQTRLAATAASEEHPRAAVHFAQTGAGRHAGTHGNRHLARTYRVGHGDTLYSIAKQHAVDVAQVRAWNGLHGNTVKAGQVLRLSAR from the coding sequence ATGTCCGTACGCCTCACTCGCCTAGCGTCCGCCGCACTGCTCGGCGCAGGCCTGGCCTTTTCAGTCCATGCCGCTGAAACGACGCTGATCTGGCGTGGCGATGTCACCACCGCACGAGGTGTCGTCAATGATACCGCGGCGGCCTGGCAGAAAGCCGGCAAGGGCAGGATCGAGCTGCAGCCGTTCAATACCGCTTCCGGTCTGGACGCGGTCAGTGCCGGCAAGGCCGATCTGGCCGGCAGTGCCCGTGACAGCGCCGGCGGCAAAGAAGCCAACCTGACCTTCACGCCGGTGGCCTGGGACTCGCTGGTGCTGATCACCTCACCGCAGAATCCGGTCAGCAACCTCAGCCTGAAGCAGGCTCACGACATCTATTACGGCAAGATCACCAACTGGAAGGAACTCGGGGGACGCGACCAGCCGATCAACGTCTATGCCGTGGCCAGCCCCGGTGACGGCGTGGAATACAGCCTGCGCCGCCTGCTGTTCGGTCGAGGCAATCAGCCGGTGGCCGCCCCGCGGCTGTACATGAATACGGGCAAGCTGGAGGAAGCCGTTGCTCTGGACGGCCGTTCGCTGGGCGTCAGTACCCTGGGCGACGTGCATGCCAACGCCCACGTCAAGATCCTGAAGATCGACGGTGTCAGCGCCAGCGCAGGCAACCTGGCCAGCGGCAGCTATCCGCTGTTCACCCCGTTGTATCTGGTCACCTCCGCCAGCAGCCCGAAGGCCGCTGCCACCAAGGCCTTCCTGGAGTTTTTGCAGGGCAGCGAGGCGAAGAAGATCCTGCGCCGTCATGACCTGCTGCCCTATGCCGACGGTGGCACGCTGGTGGCCATGGATGCCGGCCGCCGCAGCCGGATTCTGGCCGCCGTAGGTGCCCATGCGATGCCGGCCCAGCTGAGCCGCGGTACCGAGCTGGCCTCGACCGCCGCACCTGCCGCTGCACCGTCGGCGAGCAAGGCCCTTCCCGCCGGCAAACCGGTGCTGACGGCAAGCGCCGCCCGCAGGCATCCGGAAGCCGTCCGCGCCGCCTTCGCCTCGATCAGCGGTACCGCGGTCTCGCACGAGCTGCCCCCGTCGCTGGAGCATGTCACCGCCGAAGCCATCACCTGGGCCGATACGGCACTGACCGGAACCCCGTTCGCGCGTCTGACCGCCCAGGTCTATGTCAGCCAGGAGCATCGCCAGACCCGGCTGGCCGCCACGGCCGCCAGCGAAGAGCATCCGCGTGCAGCGGTGCATTTCGCACAGACCGGCGCCGGTCGGCATGCCGGCACTCACGGCAACCGCCACCTCGCCCGCACTTACCGCGTCGGTCACGGCGATACCCTGTACTCCATTGCCAAACAGCATGCCGTCGATGTCGCCCAGGTCCGGGCCTGGAACGGCCTGCACGGCAACACCGTCAAGGCCGGACAGGTGCTGCGGCTGAGCGCCCGCTGA